One genomic region from Conexibacter woesei DSM 14684 encodes:
- a CDS encoding ATP-binding protein: MGAIEREAAVTARIVERGEELRRIGAALGAAALGSGTLVVVEGPAGIGKSRLLAEACALAEQDGFQLLRARGGALERDLAYGAVRQLLERPLAALDPAARADVLGGAAALAAPALGPPALADPARDVPAPDQPAPGGPALGGPALGGPALGGPAPDQPALAAPALGEPAGSTPGPASPPDRRFGVEHGLFWCVANLAERGPLLLTVDDAHWVDGPSLRFVHYLARRVLDLPVALLVALRGDERGAEPTLAAELTVEPDAVVLRPQPLTADGVAAVLGERMASPVAAEFAASCHAAVRGNPFLLSELGGALVADGVRPTAEAAGRVRRVRPHTLARAILLRLARLPAGATELATAVAVLGDAATPALARDLARLDEPTAAAALDRLAAAQILSPALPLDFVHPIVREVVDGELGPAARADWHARAAALALAHGGPIEHAAPHLLWTTPAGDATTTRALRRAARGALDRGAPDIATRYLERALAEPPPADERAATLLELGGAGFLAGEPITAVKAHAREAVSLIDEPATRVGAWLLLSRLTAMDQSVPGAVAVLEEALADLGGAPGVDPEQLAALENELCGHGQTHPQTLARAVARMDERAPPAGRTPAERLALCNLASRSCFTGRSAALTGELALRALAGGKLATDLGPDSNSLHQVAFALAAADHADATLTLLDGVLAESRARGSVFGVAGALGTRSIVRYLIGALPEAEADGHQALAVPGVPPFVVPAISGFLALALVERGALDEADAVLTAGGCGPRLPEVLHMHFAFWARSRVRAAQGRPADALDDLAELRRRCERVELRNAAIPWRADAALLHARVGDDDAAARLAGEYDELARAWGTPRTLGIAARTRGLLAEREQGLVLLREAVALHESSPARLEHARSLLELGAALRREGLRAEAIEQLNRAAEVATQCGATVLAARAREELGIAGAVGRQHAFSGVEALTPSELRIARMAADGLTNRAIAETLFVTAKTVENHLGRTYAKLGIRSRTALADALGSDAAP; this comes from the coding sequence GTGGGAGCGATCGAACGGGAGGCGGCGGTGACCGCGCGGATCGTCGAGCGCGGCGAAGAGCTGCGGCGGATCGGCGCGGCACTCGGCGCAGCGGCGCTCGGTTCCGGCACGCTCGTCGTCGTCGAGGGACCGGCCGGGATCGGCAAGAGCCGTCTGCTCGCGGAAGCGTGCGCGCTCGCCGAGCAGGACGGCTTCCAACTGCTGCGGGCCCGCGGTGGCGCGCTCGAGCGCGACCTCGCCTACGGCGCCGTCCGCCAGCTGCTGGAGCGCCCGCTCGCCGCGCTCGACCCTGCCGCGCGGGCCGACGTGCTCGGCGGCGCCGCCGCGCTCGCCGCGCCCGCGCTCGGCCCGCCCGCGCTGGCCGATCCCGCCCGCGATGTGCCGGCGCCCGACCAGCCGGCGCCCGGCGGTCCCGCGCTCGGCGGCCCCGCGCTCGGCGGGCCAGCGCTCGGCGGGCCAGCGCCCGACCAGCCGGCGCTCGCCGCGCCCGCGCTCGGCGAGCCGGCCGGCTCCACCCCCGGGCCCGCCTCGCCGCCGGACCGGCGCTTCGGCGTCGAGCACGGGCTCTTCTGGTGCGTCGCCAACCTCGCCGAGCGCGGCCCGCTGCTGCTGACCGTCGACGACGCGCACTGGGTCGACGGGCCGTCGCTGCGCTTCGTCCACTACCTCGCGCGGCGGGTGCTCGACCTCCCCGTCGCGCTGCTCGTCGCGCTGCGCGGCGACGAGCGGGGCGCCGAGCCGACGCTCGCGGCCGAGCTGACCGTCGAGCCCGACGCCGTCGTGCTGCGACCACAGCCGCTGACCGCCGACGGCGTCGCGGCCGTCCTCGGCGAGCGGATGGCGAGCCCGGTCGCGGCCGAGTTCGCCGCCTCCTGCCACGCCGCCGTGCGCGGCAACCCGTTCCTGCTCAGCGAGCTGGGCGGCGCGCTCGTCGCCGACGGCGTGCGGCCGACGGCCGAGGCGGCCGGGCGCGTGCGCCGCGTGCGACCGCACACGCTCGCGCGTGCGATCCTGCTGCGCCTCGCGCGGCTGCCCGCGGGTGCGACCGAGCTGGCGACCGCCGTCGCGGTCCTCGGCGACGCCGCGACGCCCGCGCTCGCGCGCGACCTCGCGCGCCTCGACGAGCCGACCGCGGCCGCCGCGCTCGACCGGCTCGCCGCGGCCCAGATCCTCTCCCCCGCGCTCCCGCTCGACTTCGTCCACCCGATCGTCCGCGAGGTCGTCGACGGCGAGCTGGGACCGGCGGCGCGGGCCGACTGGCACGCGCGGGCCGCGGCGCTCGCGCTCGCGCACGGCGGGCCGATCGAGCACGCCGCGCCGCACCTGCTGTGGACCACGCCCGCGGGCGACGCGACGACGACGCGCGCGCTCCGCCGCGCCGCCCGCGGCGCGCTCGACCGCGGCGCCCCCGACATCGCGACGCGCTACCTCGAACGCGCGCTCGCCGAGCCGCCACCCGCCGACGAGCGCGCCGCGACGCTGCTGGAGCTGGGCGGCGCCGGCTTCCTCGCAGGCGAGCCGATCACCGCGGTCAAGGCGCACGCGCGCGAGGCGGTCAGCCTGATCGACGAGCCGGCGACGCGCGTCGGCGCATGGCTGCTGCTGTCGCGCCTGACCGCGATGGACCAGAGCGTGCCCGGCGCCGTCGCCGTGCTCGAAGAGGCGCTCGCCGACCTCGGCGGCGCGCCCGGCGTCGACCCCGAGCAGCTCGCGGCGCTCGAGAACGAGCTGTGCGGCCACGGCCAGACGCATCCGCAGACGCTCGCCCGCGCCGTCGCGCGGATGGACGAGCGGGCGCCGCCGGCCGGGCGCACGCCCGCAGAGCGCCTCGCGCTCTGCAACCTCGCCAGCCGCAGCTGCTTCACCGGCCGCTCGGCCGCGCTCACCGGCGAGCTGGCGCTGCGCGCGCTGGCGGGCGGGAAGCTCGCGACCGACCTCGGCCCCGACAGCAACAGCCTCCACCAGGTCGCGTTCGCGCTGGCCGCCGCCGACCACGCCGACGCGACGCTGACGCTGCTCGACGGCGTGCTCGCCGAGAGCCGCGCGCGCGGGTCGGTCTTCGGCGTCGCCGGGGCGCTCGGCACCCGCTCGATCGTCCGCTACCTGATCGGGGCGCTGCCCGAGGCGGAGGCGGACGGCCACCAGGCGCTCGCGGTCCCCGGCGTGCCGCCGTTCGTCGTCCCGGCGATCAGCGGCTTCCTCGCGCTCGCGCTGGTCGAACGGGGCGCGCTGGACGAGGCCGACGCGGTCCTGACGGCCGGCGGCTGCGGCCCGCGGCTGCCGGAGGTGCTGCACATGCACTTCGCCTTCTGGGCGCGCAGCCGCGTGCGCGCCGCGCAGGGCCGGCCCGCCGACGCGCTCGACGACCTCGCCGAGCTGCGCCGCCGCTGCGAGCGCGTCGAGCTGCGCAACGCGGCGATCCCGTGGCGTGCCGACGCCGCGCTGCTGCACGCGCGCGTCGGCGACGACGACGCCGCCGCGCGGCTGGCGGGCGAGTACGACGAGCTGGCGCGCGCGTGGGGCACGCCGCGGACGCTCGGGATCGCGGCACGCACGCGCGGCCTGCTCGCCGAGCGCGAACAGGGTCTCGTGCTGCTGCGCGAGGCGGTCGCGCTGCACGAGTCCTCGCCCGCGCGGCTGGAGCACGCCCGCTCGCTGCTGGAGCTGGGCGCGGCCCTGCGCCGCGAGGGCCTGCGCGCGGAGGCGATCGAGCAGCTGAACCGCGCCGCGGAGGTCGCGACGCAGTGCGGCGCGACGGTGCTCGCCGCGCGTGCGCGCGAGGAGCTGGGGATCGCCGGCGCGGTCGGGCGCCAGCACGCCTTCTCGGGCGTCGAGGCGCTGACGCCGAGCGAGCTGCGGATCGCCCGCATGGCCGCGGACGGGCTGACCAACCGGGCGATCGCCGAGACACTGTTCGTGACGGCGAAGACGGTCGAGAACCACCTCGGCCGCACCTACGCGAAGCTCGGGATCCGCTCCCGCACCGCGCTCGCCGACGCGCTCGGAAGCGACGCCGCGCCCTGA
- a CDS encoding ABC transporter permease — protein sequence MARRWWIPLLPGSAWLVALYLVPLALVAAASVATPDVIGRPVYGWNLESFDQVFQPMFLPIVLKTFAFAAGATVLCLLIGYPTAYTIARFGGRFRTFLVLLVLVPWFTDYLVRIYAWVQILGNEGLLNALLKNLGLVDERGASLIGNSYALLVGLTYNFLPFMIISVYVAVDRLDGRLIEAARDLHAGRFATFRHVTLPNTVQGVAAGCQLVFLLALGDFATAQFLGGSQYMLGNLIRDQFSTAGSLPFGAALTVTLLTGLLIVAFAGRLLLRTGKGKSKGGSAAEAVVA from the coding sequence GTGGCTAGACGCTGGTGGATCCCCCTGCTGCCGGGCAGCGCCTGGCTGGTCGCGCTGTACCTCGTGCCGCTCGCGCTCGTCGCCGCCGCCTCGGTCGCGACGCCCGACGTGATCGGGCGCCCGGTCTACGGCTGGAACCTGGAGAGCTTCGACCAGGTCTTCCAGCCGATGTTCCTGCCGATCGTCCTCAAGACGTTCGCCTTCGCGGCCGGCGCGACCGTGCTGTGCCTGCTGATCGGCTACCCGACGGCGTACACGATCGCCCGCTTCGGCGGCCGCTTCAGAACGTTCCTCGTGCTGCTCGTGCTGGTGCCGTGGTTCACCGACTACCTCGTGCGGATCTACGCGTGGGTCCAGATCCTCGGCAACGAGGGCCTGCTGAACGCGCTGCTGAAGAACCTCGGGCTCGTCGACGAGCGCGGCGCGTCGCTGATCGGCAACTCCTACGCCCTCTTGGTGGGGCTCACCTACAACTTCCTCCCGTTCATGATCATCTCGGTCTACGTCGCGGTCGACCGCCTCGACGGTCGCCTGATCGAGGCCGCCCGCGACCTTCACGCCGGCCGCTTCGCGACGTTCCGCCACGTCACGCTGCCGAACACCGTCCAGGGCGTGGCAGCGGGCTGCCAGCTCGTCTTCCTGCTCGCGCTCGGAGACTTCGCCACCGCGCAGTTCCTCGGCGGCTCGCAGTACATGCTCGGCAACCTGATCCGCGACCAGTTCTCGACCGCCGGCTCGCTGCCGTTCGGCGCCGCGCTGACGGTGACGCTGCTCACGGGCCTGCTGATCGTCGCGTTCGCCGGCCGCCTGCTGCTGCGGACCGGCAAGGGCAAGAGCAAGGGCGGCAGCGCCGCCGAGGCGGTCGTCGCATGA
- the allE gene encoding (S)-ureidoglycine aminohydrolase: MSGAHPYFAHTPRTPPQSASVAHRALLTPQYALIPPESLAPEVLSVLPEWSGTSCWILAAPAIGPGTTFAQYLLDVEPGGGSDAPEPEAGVESFLFVLAGEASLTLDGATHALRPGSYAFAPAGGRWSLRVPADAGTSARLIWIRKAYEPYAGPPPAALVAHERDVTPAPGPGTERKSTARLLPPEDVAYDFHVNIVRFESGSIIATPEAHVMQHGLYMLSGKGLYLLNDDWHEVGPGHFIWMSAFCPQAFYAAGDEPASYLLYKDMNRQVRLTGVGSEAHGRG, translated from the coding sequence ATGAGCGGCGCACACCCGTACTTCGCGCACACGCCGCGGACGCCGCCGCAGAGCGCGAGCGTCGCGCACCGCGCGCTGCTGACGCCGCAGTACGCGCTGATCCCGCCGGAGTCGCTCGCGCCCGAGGTGCTGAGCGTGCTGCCGGAGTGGAGCGGCACGAGCTGCTGGATCCTCGCCGCGCCGGCGATCGGCCCCGGCACGACGTTCGCGCAGTACCTGCTCGACGTCGAACCCGGCGGCGGCTCCGACGCGCCCGAGCCTGAGGCCGGCGTCGAGAGCTTCCTGTTCGTGCTCGCGGGCGAGGCCAGCCTCACGCTCGACGGCGCGACGCACGCGCTGCGACCTGGCTCCTACGCGTTCGCGCCGGCCGGCGGCCGCTGGTCGCTGCGCGTCCCCGCCGACGCCGGCACGAGCGCACGTCTGATCTGGATCCGCAAGGCGTACGAGCCGTACGCCGGCCCGCCGCCGGCGGCGCTCGTCGCGCACGAGCGCGATGTGACGCCGGCGCCCGGCCCGGGCACCGAGCGCAAGTCGACCGCGCGGCTGCTGCCGCCTGAGGACGTCGCCTACGACTTCCACGTCAACATCGTCCGCTTCGAGAGCGGGTCGATCATCGCGACGCCCGAGGCGCACGTGATGCAGCACGGCCTCTACATGCTCTCGGGCAAGGGCCTTTACCTGCTGAACGACGACTGGCACGAGGTCGGCCCCGGTCACTTCATCTGGATGTCGGCGTTCTGCCCGCAGGCGTTCTACGCGGCCGGCGACGAGCCGGCCAGCTACCTGCTGTACAAGGACATGAACCGTCAGGTGCGCCTGACGGGAGTCGGATCGGAGGCGCACGGTCGTGGCTAG
- a CDS encoding ABC transporter permease — protein MSAVSTPRPEAAASGGAGRAGRRRRRSGVVDKPRWLALVTGATLLFLSAPLVVIAVFSFNSSSSLSDFDKPSLRWYQTLAENDGIQESLVTSLTIAGATTLLALALGTGLAFAFTRGKKRVTRPIQATTLMTLVTPEIATAIGLLTLFTTMGVPLSTTTLILGHVTFALVYVTVIVGGRLQLLSRDLEEAGMDLGATELQTFRLVVLPQLAPALAGAGLLVFVLSFDDFVTSLFLSGTEVAPLPVRIYGMLRFGLTPEVNAIGTLMMVASVGLGVVGLWAVNRRGRRRFSVTDSHTTV, from the coding sequence ATGAGCGCCGTGAGCACACCCCGCCCAGAGGCCGCCGCGAGCGGCGGCGCCGGCCGCGCGGGCCGCCGCCGTCGCCGCTCGGGCGTCGTCGACAAGCCCCGCTGGCTCGCGCTCGTCACCGGCGCGACGCTGCTGTTCCTGTCGGCGCCGCTCGTCGTGATCGCCGTCTTCTCGTTCAACTCGTCGTCGTCGCTGTCGGACTTCGACAAGCCGAGCCTGCGCTGGTACCAGACGCTGGCTGAGAACGACGGGATCCAGGAGTCGCTCGTCACCAGCCTCACGATCGCCGGGGCGACGACGCTGCTGGCGCTCGCGCTCGGCACCGGGCTGGCGTTCGCGTTCACGCGCGGGAAGAAGCGCGTCACGCGACCGATCCAGGCGACGACGCTGATGACGCTCGTCACGCCCGAGATCGCGACCGCGATCGGCCTGCTGACGCTCTTCACGACGATGGGCGTCCCGCTCTCCACCACGACGCTGATCCTCGGTCACGTGACGTTCGCGCTCGTCTACGTCACCGTGATCGTCGGCGGCCGGCTGCAATTGCTCAGCCGCGACCTGGAGGAGGCGGGGATGGACCTCGGCGCGACCGAGCTGCAGACGTTCCGGCTCGTCGTGCTGCCGCAGCTCGCGCCGGCGCTCGCGGGCGCGGGGCTGCTCGTGTTCGTGCTGTCGTTCGACGACTTCGTCACCTCGCTGTTCCTGTCGGGAACCGAGGTCGCTCCGCTGCCCGTGCGGATCTACGGGATGCTGCGCTTCGGGCTCACGCCCGAGGTCAACGCGATCGGCACGTTGATGATGGTCGCCTCCGTCGGGCTCGGTGTGGTGGGCCTGTGGGCGGTCAATCGACGCGGTCGTCGCAGATTTTCGGTTACAGACAGTCACACGACTGTCTAA
- a CDS encoding HpcH/HpaI aldolase/citrate lyase family protein: protein MSPQTPAQWRSTLLVPATAPADELVAIVAGTVADRVVLDLDDTVPPADKAPARDRLTAALPQLERAGLRVGVRVNSPDHPHCLRDVADVLSAAGAGAVESICLPRPSDARPVEALDWILDQLELELGREQRVALELQLETPSALVHSASLLAASDRTVVVTFGHGDFADAMGLPFVALDGGSPLAGHGVRVSELALFQLRLAAGSAGVVALDGPHADTPAFERRCEFARGFGFHGTWCTTEQQAELANRVFVAADAELERARDVMRATRDGAAAPADGGGYDAPLVSAARRVLLGAGELPAAGEQAESLAQGARIPSEDLAQGARSSSEARAS from the coding sequence GTGAGCCCACAGACACCCGCGCAGTGGCGCTCGACGCTGCTCGTTCCCGCGACCGCGCCTGCCGATGAGCTGGTCGCGATCGTCGCCGGAACGGTCGCCGACCGCGTCGTGCTCGACCTCGACGACACCGTCCCGCCGGCCGACAAGGCGCCCGCGCGCGACCGCTTGACCGCGGCGCTGCCGCAGCTGGAGCGCGCCGGTCTGCGCGTCGGCGTGCGCGTCAACTCGCCCGACCACCCGCACTGCCTGCGCGACGTCGCCGACGTGCTGTCGGCCGCCGGCGCCGGCGCGGTCGAGTCGATCTGCCTGCCGCGCCCGTCCGACGCCCGCCCCGTGGAGGCGCTCGACTGGATCCTCGATCAGCTCGAGCTGGAGCTGGGCCGCGAGCAGCGCGTCGCGCTCGAGCTGCAGCTGGAGACGCCAAGCGCGCTCGTCCACAGCGCGAGCCTGCTCGCCGCCAGCGACCGCACCGTGGTCGTGACGTTCGGCCACGGCGACTTCGCCGACGCGATGGGCCTGCCGTTCGTCGCGCTCGACGGCGGCTCGCCGCTCGCCGGCCACGGCGTCCGCGTCAGCGAGCTGGCGCTGTTCCAGCTGCGGCTCGCGGCCGGCTCGGCCGGCGTCGTCGCGCTCGACGGGCCGCACGCCGACACGCCGGCGTTCGAACGCCGCTGCGAGTTCGCGCGCGGCTTCGGCTTCCACGGCACGTGGTGCACGACCGAGCAGCAGGCCGAGCTGGCCAACCGCGTCTTCGTCGCCGCCGACGCCGAGCTGGAGCGCGCCCGCGACGTGATGCGCGCGACGCGCGACGGCGCCGCGGCGCCCGCCGACGGCGGCGGCTACGACGCGCCGCTCGTGAGCGCTGCGCGCCGCGTCCTGCTGGGCGCGGGGGAGCTGCCCGCGGCCGGCGAGCAGGCGGAATCGCTCGCCCAGGGGGCTCGGATTCCGTCGGAAGATCTCGCCCAGGGGGCTCGGTCTTCCAGCGAGGCGCGCGCGTCATGA
- a CDS encoding polyamine ABC transporter substrate-binding protein: MTRPVLGRRPNRREFMHAGAGLAAAIYLSGCGGSSSKSSSDLKAPPAEVDGDLAYYAPTDYVPEEVLKGFEKEYGVKINQTYFSTVDEMIQKLGAGAPYDVTFLPSNFFGRATEANLLLPIDHSTMRNWGQVTDLFLDPPFEPRARHLAGPYVMGGVGLAYRKDQVSGLTGSWDDLWRIAPEIPGRSFIFDDVTVSMTMALARLGLPTDTSDPGDLNKAADALIELRKSLGGFASSAGEKLTDGQALLLMNYTGATFSSLSESKFADQIGFEFCRETLGFNADCLVVPSAAKHPGTGLVFCDYLLRPDNMKKIVDFVGYPVGTDAGLDAYRRLVARYPFLDYDEKIYSNADVWLSSLTGAQLRAWNQAWTRVKASA; this comes from the coding sequence GTGACTCGACCTGTCCTGGGGCGGCGCCCCAACCGTCGCGAGTTCATGCACGCGGGCGCCGGCCTGGCCGCCGCCATCTACCTGTCCGGCTGCGGCGGCTCGTCGTCGAAGTCCAGCAGCGACCTGAAGGCCCCTCCGGCCGAGGTCGACGGCGACCTCGCGTACTACGCGCCGACCGACTACGTGCCCGAGGAGGTGCTGAAGGGCTTCGAGAAGGAGTACGGCGTCAAGATCAATCAGACGTACTTCTCGACCGTCGACGAGATGATCCAGAAGCTCGGCGCCGGCGCCCCGTACGACGTCACGTTCCTGCCGTCGAACTTCTTCGGCCGCGCGACCGAGGCGAACCTGCTGCTGCCGATCGACCACAGCACGATGAGAAACTGGGGGCAGGTCACCGACCTCTTCCTCGACCCGCCGTTCGAGCCGAGAGCGAGACATCTCGCCGGCCCGTACGTGATGGGCGGCGTCGGCCTCGCGTACCGCAAGGACCAGGTCTCGGGGCTGACCGGCTCGTGGGACGACCTGTGGCGGATCGCGCCCGAGATCCCGGGCCGGTCGTTCATCTTCGACGACGTCACCGTCTCGATGACGATGGCGCTCGCGCGCCTCGGGCTGCCGACCGACACGTCGGACCCGGGCGACCTCAACAAGGCCGCCGACGCGCTGATCGAGCTGCGCAAGAGCCTCGGCGGCTTCGCCAGCTCGGCCGGCGAGAAGCTGACCGACGGCCAGGCGCTGCTGCTGATGAACTACACCGGCGCGACGTTCTCGTCGCTGAGCGAGTCGAAGTTCGCCGACCAGATCGGCTTCGAGTTCTGCAGAGAGACGCTCGGCTTCAACGCCGACTGCCTCGTCGTGCCGTCCGCCGCCAAGCACCCCGGCACGGGCCTGGTCTTCTGCGACTACCTGCTGCGGCCGGACAACATGAAGAAGATCGTCGACTTCGTCGGCTACCCGGTCGGGACCGACGCCGGCCTCGACGCCTACAGAAGGCTCGTCGCGAGATACCCGTTCCTCGACTACGACGAGAAGATCTACTCGAACGCGGACGTCTGGCTGTCGTCGCTCACGGGCGCGCAGCTGCGCGCCTGGAACCAGGCGTGGACGCGGGTCAAGGCGTCGGCGTGA
- a CDS encoding FadR/GntR family transcriptional regulator, translating to MSDQIAGAIQGAIARGEFAVGARLPGEHELASMFGTSRGTVREALRILESMGLVEIRSGSGTYVVEPPFAGDALSERLRWLVDRRDLVVEMLEVREVLQARAARRYAEVATDAELAELRAIHERIRAAAAGGDGDALVEADAQFHFHIGDRCGNSMLSELARYSEEVYRTSNRALVDLRATSAESGIADEHALVVERIVARDAEGAGDAMREHIRNVRRAVAALAPEGVQQ from the coding sequence ATGTCGGACCAGATCGCGGGCGCCATCCAGGGCGCGATCGCGAGAGGTGAGTTCGCGGTCGGCGCCCGTCTGCCGGGCGAGCACGAGCTGGCGTCGATGTTCGGCACCAGCCGCGGCACCGTCCGCGAGGCGCTGCGGATCCTCGAGTCGATGGGGCTCGTCGAGATCCGCTCCGGCTCGGGCACGTACGTCGTCGAGCCGCCGTTCGCCGGTGACGCGCTGTCCGAGCGCCTGCGCTGGCTGGTCGACCGCCGCGACCTCGTCGTCGAGATGCTCGAGGTCCGCGAGGTGCTGCAGGCACGCGCCGCGCGTCGCTACGCCGAGGTCGCGACCGACGCCGAGCTGGCGGAGCTGCGCGCGATCCACGAGCGGATCCGCGCCGCGGCGGCGGGCGGCGACGGCGACGCGCTCGTCGAGGCGGACGCGCAGTTCCACTTCCACATCGGCGACCGCTGCGGCAACTCGATGCTGTCCGAGCTGGCGCGCTACTCCGAAGAGGTCTACCGCACGAGCAACCGTGCGCTCGTCGACCTGCGCGCGACCTCGGCCGAGTCCGGGATCGCCGACGAGCACGCGCTCGTCGTCGAGCGGATCGTCGCGAGAGATGCGGAGGGAGCCGGCGACGCGATGCGCGAGCACATCCGCAACGTCCGCCGCGCCGTCGCCGCGCTCGCGCCCGAAGGCGTCCAGCAGTGA
- a CDS encoding FG-GAP-like repeat-containing protein: MLRSRPASPARRGRPRALALRPPCVRGPRAPRTPALPAIAALALGLSALGAAAAPAGAALTLAPPAPTAAFDQPEGVALADVDRDGIVDAIVGNRDDQAIQVFRGGPGGFGPPSAHETGHNLPVAVAAGDLDGDGDADVVSSAALGGQGGQVAVLLGDGAGGFAPAPGSPFATTANGPNVGSGIALADITGDGRLDVLTGGDDELVLLPGSGTGALLAPVVTVLSFSELRSVSVGDFTGDARPDVITGSDQPQQLSELYENVGGRLEFHSLRADTGNEALAGDLDGTGRDDLVFTRLSGSDVGSLLSSGDGVFTADPLISEAGMLFVSGIALADVDADGRDDLAVGGHNAVELMAGAGPAGAFTPFPGSPIAAAGFNANVALGDVTGDAQPDLVYAAKDADRLVLVRNLNAAAASGPAAVDFGVSPAGGPAVERTVTLTSGGPGFYRVAAATIAPGGSGGVAIAADTCSGRPLAVGATCAVTLRFTPGAVTGGATGALAASLTLADNSPAGSRSIALAMTVAAPAGPGPGPGPRAPPPGPGSGGRDTTHPAIRGVRLSPATFAVARGATAKLAGAAEGRRAAAAVGAPVATGAARTRVPRGTRIRFTASEAARVTLTFERRASGRRSGRRCVAPTRALRRAKARACTRFVAVGALVRRDGRAGANVVAFSGRIGRRALRPGRHRVTVSATDAAGNRGAAPPTAFRVRR, encoded by the coding sequence ATGCTCCGCTCACGCCCCGCCTCACCCGCGCGCCGCGGCCGGCCGCGCGCGCTCGCACTGCGCCCGCCCTGCGTGCGCGGCCCGCGCGCCCCGCGCACGCCCGCGCTGCCCGCGATCGCGGCCCTCGCGCTCGGGCTCTCCGCGCTCGGCGCCGCCGCCGCTCCGGCCGGCGCGGCGCTGACGCTCGCGCCGCCCGCTCCGACCGCGGCGTTCGACCAGCCCGAGGGCGTCGCGCTCGCCGACGTCGACCGCGACGGGATCGTCGACGCGATCGTCGGCAACCGCGACGACCAGGCGATCCAGGTCTTCCGCGGCGGGCCGGGCGGATTCGGCCCGCCGTCCGCGCACGAGACCGGCCACAACCTGCCGGTCGCGGTCGCGGCCGGCGACCTCGACGGCGACGGGGACGCCGACGTCGTCAGCTCCGCCGCCCTCGGCGGCCAGGGCGGGCAGGTCGCGGTCCTGCTCGGCGACGGCGCCGGCGGCTTCGCACCCGCTCCTGGATCGCCGTTCGCGACGACGGCGAACGGCCCGAACGTCGGCAGCGGCATCGCGCTCGCCGACATCACCGGCGACGGCCGCCTCGACGTTCTCACCGGCGGCGACGACGAGCTGGTGCTGCTGCCGGGCAGCGGCACGGGGGCGCTGCTGGCGCCGGTCGTCACGGTCCTGAGCTTCTCCGAGCTGCGCAGCGTCTCGGTCGGCGACTTCACCGGCGACGCGCGGCCGGACGTGATCACCGGGTCGGACCAGCCGCAGCAGCTCAGCGAGCTGTACGAGAACGTCGGCGGGAGACTGGAGTTCCACTCGCTGCGCGCCGACACCGGCAACGAGGCGCTCGCCGGCGACCTCGACGGGACGGGCCGCGACGACCTCGTCTTCACGCGGCTCAGCGGCTCCGACGTCGGCTCGCTGCTGTCCAGCGGCGACGGCGTCTTCACCGCCGACCCGCTGATCAGCGAGGCCGGGATGCTGTTCGTCTCGGGGATAGCGCTCGCCGACGTCGACGCCGACGGCCGCGACGACCTCGCCGTCGGCGGGCACAACGCGGTCGAGCTGATGGCCGGCGCCGGCCCGGCGGGTGCGTTCACGCCGTTCCCCGGCTCGCCGATCGCCGCCGCCGGCTTCAACGCGAACGTCGCGCTCGGCGACGTGACCGGCGACGCCCAGCCGGACCTCGTCTACGCCGCCAAGGACGCCGACAGACTCGTGCTCGTGCGGAACCTGAACGCCGCCGCGGCGAGCGGACCGGCGGCCGTCGACTTCGGCGTCTCGCCGGCCGGCGGCCCCGCGGTCGAGCGGACGGTGACCTTGACGAGCGGCGGGCCCGGCTTCTACCGCGTCGCGGCCGCGACGATCGCGCCCGGCGGCAGCGGCGGCGTCGCGATCGCCGCCGACACCTGCTCCGGCCGCCCACTCGCCGTCGGCGCGACGTGCGCGGTCACGCTGCGGTTCACGCCCGGCGCGGTGACCGGCGGAGCGACCGGTGCGCTCGCCGCGTCGCTGACGCTCGCCGACAACAGCCCGGCCGGCAGCCGTTCGATCGCGCTCGCGATGACCGTCGCCGCGCCGGCGGGTCCCGGGCCGGGTCCCGGCCCGAGAGCGCCGCCGCCCGGTCCGGGGTCAGGCGGCCGCGACACGACCCACCCGGCGATCCGCGGCGTGCGGCTCTCACCCGCGACGTTCGCCGTCGCGAGGGGCGCGACGGCGAAGCTCGCGGGCGCGGCCGAGGGACGGCGCGCGGCGGCGGCCGTGGGCGCGCCGGTCGCCACGGGCGCGGCCCGCACCCGCGTCCCGCGCGGCACGCGGATCCGCTTCACTGCGAGCGAGGCGGCGCGCGTGACGCTGACGTTCGAGCGCCGCGCGAGCGGGCGCCGCAGCGGCCGCCGCTGCGTCGCGCCGACGCGCGCGCTGCGCCGCGCGAAGGCGAGAGCGTGCACGCGCTTCGTCGCGGTCGGCGCGCTCGTCCGCCGCGACGGCAGAGCGGGCGCGAACGTCGTCGCGTTCAGCGGTCGCATCGGCAGACGCG